tCACACTGGTCACTGCTTACAGCACAAGGAAGAAGGGCTTGTGCCAAAGACAACCAGCAGCTGATATCATATTGCCTTGTGCACAATAGATGGCTTTGTGGTCTGGCTCCTCCATGCCAGCCTGTGGTGCCGGGACTGATAATCTGGGCCATGCACTGTCTGAGATGAGAAGGGTAGAGCATCCattctgtttctgttcattATCAGCCCCATGTGATACACTCTGGAATAGATCCCTAGTCAATGGGTCATTGGGCACAGGCTACTTAAGGCTCCAACTGTACTTATTTCCTTCATGTCATGTGTGGCccctaggggtgggaatctcttggcacctcacgattcgattcgattccaattcagaggtcaacgattcgattctaaaccgattatcgattctaaaccgattatcgattgtAACctgattatcgattatcaattctaaaccgattaaacgattatcgatgcatcgcaatttttaaaacatttgagttcgctactcagagtctcaaatcacttcctactttgtgtttgataattaaagaagatCAACAGaggaattaccttctctattttcttattagagaaaaagtttttccttgtcacaattatgactttctatgaacaatgcaataatcgatgcagcttgcatttcaacacaaaatggaagtgtaaaaaaaaaaaaaaaaaaaaatgtattataattataatttatttatttttttattaaaaaatcgattatgaacttttctgaatcgagacagaatcgttctagagagaatcgagagaaatcgaagaatcgattttttccccacccctacacATTGTAAGTGGCCCCTTAACCTGCAATACTGACCATAGTTGACAATTGCAGGTTAAGTGTTTGAGTAAGTTAATGAAGTAAGTGGGCTTTGTGGAGACCCTGCTGAAGTTGTTTCATTCAAAACAATGGAGTGATCATGAAGCACAtagacctctcctctcctcccaccacTGCTAAGAGCCAATCAGACACATGGTGCCAAGGAGATGAGGAGTGAGGACATGATCACAGTAGTTACAGTGAGCTGCAGCCCTCAGCCAACTAGGTGACATTTAACAGAATTAAAATCCAGAGTATTGATGTGATGAATGATTCAAAAGCAATTTGGTAATGAAGGGAGTCGCCCATGCTGATAGACTTGACTCACTCTGTCATTTGTCATCCTGCTGATAAGGCAGGTCTTTTTACACACAGTAAGTACACATCTACTTTATGCGCGAAACTTCCCTTATGCAGTTCCTATTAACCTTTAGACTATCAAACATAAAGGACTTCATATTATCAGACTGCAGTGACATCACCTTGCAGACTCACTCTCGCGCTCCTCCTTAGGACATAGATGCGCACATtctgccatctactggtcaaGCACCACACTGGAACGAAAGATATGTATATCTCTGGACTGATATGTATGCCTGGTTTTCAAGTTAGATAAGGCAAATGGCAGTATTCCATGATGACATTGTGTTGTATCATCCTGCTGTGCCTCAAGCCTTAAATACACATGTGTGCAAGCGGTGGACATTGAATCACAGTACTCTTATTTAAGTAGCGTACATAGGTTTATtcttttaaatgttaaatgataTAATCCGTTATGGAACGATACCAATAATTGCTTTTCCTTTTAATAAGTTCATATTACTCACAATACTGCACCTTCAAACAAGGAAAACTTAAACTTCCTCATCCCGTCTTCTGTATATTCTGCCacatttgtactgtgtgtgctACAGAAAGGCAACAGTGTGATGGTGGAAACCTTTTTTTGCTGAGTTGTGATCTTCAGTGTATAGGCTGTATAAAAAGTGGTTTACATGATAAAAGCAGTATTTTCAACAACCTTCCACACTGAGCAGGCAGATGATGACGCTAAATGTCTTTGGACTGCCCACAACCATATGTGGACTATTTATCTCATTCACAGCTCCTCAAAATATTTCACAATTTGCTCAGAAAGTACAGATAGCGGTTCAGTCTACATTCGGCTTGTGCACTTCACCACATCCCTTGACAATGCCTCTTGTCATTAAACATCCTATTGCTCTTCGGTTACCATAGCACTTGCAGCATAAGCCATTTACAAAAGATACAGCAGTCTGACATTCCTTTTTAAAATCGTATATACACTTGTATCATAGGTGTTAGCAGAGGTTAATCGTTGCATAGCCAGAGTTGCAGAGATATAGAGGGTACATGGTGGTTCCATAAGTTATGATAAACAATACTAGTACAAGTGTATTACCAATTTACCACACATTgtaaaatacacacaatacatttatGGTACATCTTTCTTATCACTGGCATCCTCCATGCCATTGTAACCAAACACTATTTTTAGTCATTTGGTGTCACAGTTATTAGGAAATAAATTTGTACATCCATTTCTTTCAGATGGTGATTTATCCAACCTCTCCTTTTTTGCCTATATTCTTGTTGCAAGATGGCAAGTACTGTACATTTTGATTACTGAGTCAAGCATTCCCAGTGTCTACATAGAATATGACAGATCACAATAAATCTTGGAAAGCTGCTAACAGTGAAAGTCTTATAAAACACAGTCGGCAATCACTCATATTTGACATTCAAGTGCAAAATATTTGTGTGACCACCACTTGTCCATTAAAAACATTAACCCCAAGGTTAAAAACCTGGAGTATGCACCAATGAGGAACTAATTGTAGACATAATATTTTGAGTCCAGTCCATAAGTGTGACTGTTTAGACAAATAAACATGCCTCTGAACTATCTGGGGGACATGTCTTTTGATAGCTCAGATTCTACGTATTACTTCTGCGTGATGACAGTGACTGCTGTGCTCACATTATTGCTGTGAATGAGAATAAAAAGATGATGACATAATTGCTGGGCTATGTacaaaacagaaacactttCCCACACCAAAGTAGAGTGTGATATTCCAGCGGCGTATCCATTCCCATGCACTGTGGGCTTGGGAAAACATAGCATGGTGACCAACACAGAGATATTTGGGATGTCTGGATTCCTGAGGGACAGGAGATTGAGATGGAAACTCCATGatgctgaggtgaagtgtgtttgttctgAGTACATGTATAGAGCTCtgctccacctccaccttctcTAGCCAGAACAGCCCCTCCTCCAGCCCCTTCAGAGTGATGTCTCCACACAGGAGCCATTGCGGTGGAGGGAGTGGTGGTTGGTGCAGCTCTCGCTGCAGTGCACAATCAGCACCGGGAAGTACAACGCGTCCTGGTAGGGCGGTGGGTCCTCCTCGTCGGGCGGCAGCCGTGAGCCGGCCAGGCAGCGGGTGTTCTCGCTGGGGCTCTCCTGGTCGTCCAGGCTGGCACTGCCACTGCGCCACAGGCAGCTACGCCGCGAGCCGTACAGGCGGCCCAGTGAGAAGCGGCTGCCGCTGAATGGGAGTCGGGAGCTGCCACCGTTGCAGATGCTGAGTGCACTCCGCGAGAACACAGAAGAGCTGCTGATGGCGCGGTGGCAGCGCTCGCAGTTCTGCCGGCCAAAGCCGCCCGCTCGCTGTGCCAGGTCCATCAACCCAGCCTCGGAGTAGCTGGGCACCAGCTGCTGGTTAGAACGAATGTGCCACTCCAGTTCGGTGCTGTCAATCGTGTTGACTCGCGGAATGCCGCGGCTGTATGGCTGGTCTTCACACGGCGTGACAGGCAGATAGTCCGCGCCGAATAATTTCTCTACTCGGTAGTGCGCACACGCAGTGCGATACTCCGTCAGCACACGCAGCGGCCAGGACAGAGTCAAGAAAGCTGCTGTCCAGAAGACGTAGTTGGAGATGTACCAGGGGTGGTGGTCTGGATCTGAGAAAGTGATAACAAACTCTTTGAACTCCACATTCTTCAGGTGCATGCCCTCACGGGCTTCCATGTAGTCATCCAGCCCTTCGTTGTCAGTGAAGAAACGAGCCCGCTGGGTCAGATAGGAGTTCTCCGACTCCACATTGGCGAAACTGAAGCATTTGGTGAACCGCAGCTTGGTCAGGGCAGTCTTCTCCAGGCCTGCTAGCTGCTTGGAGATGTCCTTCACCCCGCAGTGGCCAAAGTCAAACTCAGCCTCAGCCACGTGTGTGTTGACGCGCTCGTGGTACACCTGTGTGGAGGTATAGGCATCCCCGTTGCGGTAACGTGTCACCTGGCGGGTGCGACGCACATAGTGATAGCTGATGGCTTTCCACCAGATGCAGGGCTTGGCCTGCTGCATGCGCTGAACCCGCTCATACACACCCTCCACGTCCACCTTATATTGCATGTCATTACGGGCATGGCAGTGCCAGCACTCCACCAGGTAGACCACATAGAGCATGAGCAAGAAGACCAGAGGGATGTAGATGTACCCATCTGAACAGGGGCTGTCATGGTACATCATGGACTTCCCTTTGAAGGCACTGTCGAAGGTGAGGCGCGTCACCTTGGTGACGTGGCACCACACCATAGCCCCCATGCAGCCATACATGAGCAGGGAGAGGAGCAGGCATTTCCAGAACATCTCCCGACACAGCGACTTGCTCAGGGACTGCTTCAGAGGCCTCTGCTGTAAAGGTGGAATAATGGGGTAGAGGGGACATGACagattagattgtgtcatgaaACAAGAAAGCCAGGTGTGGTCCTTGGGGTCTTTGTAGTGGTGTTTGAAATGTGGTAGTCTTTTGAAGTACATCTAGCGAAGGTGCACACGTCCAAAGGTTGTGTTCATTTGTTAATCTAATAACCTGCCAACACCAGAGATTTTGTGTGATTTGTACAATAGTGAACTCCCCATAATTTCCCCATGACAATTCTATGCTTCTCCAACTCAGTAAACTACATTCAAATGTAGTTTTAAAACGACTTACATTGCAAATGAGAAATGTGTCTTTCTTGTGATAAAATTAGGGGTGGGCCACAGATATCTGattcaaaacacatttcaactAATCGGTACACAATACAAATGTTTAACTAATCTATACACATCTTTTAGTGCTTTACATACTTTGGAGGCAAAATTGTTTTAGGCACACTACTATGGAAAGGGCAGTTCCACTGTACCTAACCTATATGTTCACACGTGGCATGTTCACTTGCAAAACACTGTATGATATAGTAGCCTAATAAATAATTGTGAGGTCAAAGCGAGGCAATCCAGTTCCCTACGCTGAATAATTTGGTTTGCCTTTTTACTCCCACCTGTAATAATGCCATAATTCATGTTGTTGGCTACCCAAGCAATACACTTGAAATACACGGCAACGTTTGTCTgccaccaccctctctctctgtatcgtttgtcaaaacacacacacacccctctgaatATAGGCTAATGGCTGCTCGCTTCTTTTACACAACAGTGCATGCGTCCTTGATTCTGAAGAAGAATATGTGTTATATTATGATGGTGGCCTGTTTTAATACCTCCTCTCTGGGGGTTTCCGTCTCATCCTCGAAAACAGTAGTGGTACTGCTTTCACTGGCAGTCGCAGCCGATGCTGGAGGGGACATGGTCGTGTTGGTGGTATAATGAGGCGTGGATCACTTCACAGATAAAAACCGCTTATCGCCCTCGTACCACTGGCCACCGTAACGGAGATTACAGAGCTATCCGGGCAATTAGTGAATTTAAGATTTCATCAGAATGCCACAGACGTTTCGCTTCACACCCGCAAAGAGAAGAAGCAACCAATGACAGTATCCATAGGGATGGGTGGAACTGCCATCCTCTTCTAGCCTGGTGCTAAATATCCTTAGGACGAACAGTCGCGATGGAGATGACAGGTGCAGATCAAACCAAGAATTCAAACTAATTCCATTATAAAAACAAATTATCAGTACGGACTATGTATCGACAAGGGTGTCGTTGAGGATAGGTATGCGAGTATTAGACTACATAAAATCGCCGATGTAAAATCTAATTGAGGCGCCATGTCCCTCTGAGGAAAACAATTACAGAGTTATTGACGCCATTAAGGTAACCGTATATGCTACGTAGGCTACCGACTACGTAGACAAATTAATCGCAACTCCTAGTCGTCAGAAAATTAGAAATAACTTTCAGTTAATCAAACGGCATTCTTAGACCCAAGAGCCAAGTGTACTTCCTTTGACGGCCGCCTGCTCGGGGTGGAGAACATGACCTTGGTGGTGCATTTTGTAGTAGCCAACAAGCTGTCCTCCGACGGCAGATGTCGTCAATTTAACAAATTCAGCATAAGAGAATATTGGCTACTATAGTCTACCATGATTGTGCAATCTTTTAACAATTTAAAACACAAGGGAATAGTTCAGGAAAAAGTCAATTTAATTTGGATTTGCTCTGTAGTTGGTGACATTATCCAgaaaaatgggttttcatcagGTAGATGAATTAGAAACATCATGCATCTTAAATGAAAATGTCTGCAGTGTGATAGTATAGTACCAAATCCTTGATATCTGACCTCAATGTAAATTAGATTAAGAGATGCTATACAAACATCACATGGGCATTGTGTAGCCAATGGTGACCCTCAGACTTGTTCCTCAGTCATAAGCACCCTAATTGATGCTATGGTAAATTGTGAGTGTGCAGCGCTCCATTTCATATACTTTCGGCAAAAATGAACCATTAAGAAAACCAATAAACTCATAGacacataaaaatacacacacacacacacacacacacacacacacacacacacacacacacacacacacacattagtttgTTACTTTACTGGTCAACTTTACTGGCTCTGCTAATCTATGATGTCTGGGTTGTTTTACAATTAAATACTAAACACTCCATAACATGAGATGGAACTTTAAATGTACTTTATAAATATTTGTACCTGTTTCATTCAGTTCCATGGCTTTCACGTGGCATGGTCTACATGTCACCGGCCTGGTAGAAATAAACAAATGGATAAAATAGATTTGAAACTTAAAATGTGTTACTGCTTTTTTTCAGCAGATCAGGGGCAACCGTCCAGAAGGATGTAATCTCCAAGAAGTGTATTGGTCCGAATCAGCTTCAAAAAGCCACAGTACAGCTTGTCCTTAACTAGCCTAATAGCCACAAGTGGTGCTGTTTCCTTGCTAGGGTTATTTAAGGGCTCCGCAAATGTAAAGGGTCAGTCAGAAATCTAAACAAGGTGTGGGAGACTGAATAAATCTCTACTAGAGAGAAACACTTCTTGAATTTGTAAGGAGTTACCTGTGAAATCTAGGACAATCGGTACATACCTCACTGAGTTTAAGTTAAGCAGGACTTTCACTGGATGGGCTCTATGAAACTGAAATATTGACATCCTTATTGACTGTTATTATGCTGAATAAATGAAGGAAAAAATACATCTTGGATCTACTTCCTTTGTGTAGGTCAGAGAGGCATTAAGCTAGCCGTTTACCTTTACAATGCATTCCTGAGTGTCAATCATACTTGGTTGCCACTCCCGATTATGCCATGGACGGACGGACGGTTACTCTTGTACCCAAATGTTTCCCTTTTGATTGCAGGTTCATTgatgaccactagatggcagcattgGCTGTTAGTTACTATTTCAATAGCATACCCACTAGAAGAGACGCTTGTGTTGTCCTTACAGTATACCTTGATGAGAAAACCTTGAAGATTCTTTGTAGAGTCCTTCTATGTCCAATACAAAACTATGTGTGTAGAGGTTATCTTTACATTTATCAATGTACTGATGAATTAATGAAGAGTTCATATTGCAGATGTGAAATAGGCGCATGTGACTTTTTTAAGTCTCTCCTCGTGGTATTGCTATTTGAAAATGCATGGCTTGCTTTGTGACTATTGGCAAACGTCTTGAAAGCATGAACCAAGGATTTACTATCAGAAGTGAATGCAGACTTggcttgaattttttttttcattgtctcCAAAATATCATATTTAAGGTGTATTCTGAATGCAATATGCTTTCATTCATGCAAGCCTTATTTCCCACTTACACGCATGAGTTTCACAGGTGTACCAAAGGCATCCTTAAAACCAAGAATTCGATAAACACGAAAATCGAATTATTTACTTTGAACCTCTCATCGTAAGCGTGCCAATTAGGGTTCTAAAAAATGAATCCTCAATATGCCGCCCACACTACTTAGCTCTGTAGCTTGTTGAGCTGCACATGGGTCGATGAGAACTACTGAATGTGCATGTTGTTGCTATTCATTATCACTGCTCTGTATGAAACACTCAGAAAACGAGAGACAGGGATTGTAAAGGCACTCTGGATGTTTCAAAAGATAGTCTTGCATCTTACTCTTCTGCATCTTAGATCTACCAAGTAGGAGTAGAGTTCGTCAGAACTCCTCCTGGCAAAACGAGGAAATATCTGGGGGAGATGAGAAATGGAGGGGAATCTGGAGGCAGGAGGCAGACTATGTAGCATCTACAGATGGGTTAAGGTCATGGATGAGTCCACTTCACGGTTGGTGGAAACAAGGAGTTCTGGCCTCTGTTTTGCTCTTGATTTTTCTTCTGAGTGGATTAGAAAGAGCAGCTCTCCAATGTCACTGTCTGTTTGCAGAGGCAGTGAAAGCTGTTTTGCTGCTTAGTGACAGCTTAAGCGCTGTTACTCTTTCCACTTGTGTCTCCTCATGTCAAACAACTGAGAATGTACAGTAAACAAAGACAGGAGTTTGGATTCAATTCACCATCTTGCTCCAGTCTGCCCCCTGCCATAAGACAGATCAATGGATCTGGTGGACTTCCGTTAGGCGAATTCCACAGTTGaaggtttttttctttaaatatttatgcaaatgtacaaaagctttgatttcatttttgacTCAAGCCTTCAAGATGATCTCAAAGGGGAGGAAATGGTACAGAGACTTATATGTATGAAATGTACACAGAAGAGTAAAGATTACCCCAGAGAAGCCACCTTTTAACATTCCAGGATAGTAATCTCTGAAAGTCAATTATCATGTAGAAGTGACCCATTAATGCCTTCCCGAAGAATTATCACATTTACCGGTTCTCAAATCACCTTCTTGAAAAGGGAAAAATAATGGAATGTATTATATTGAACTGAGAACACCCTAGCATTTAAATACTTTTTGCATGTATTGACATATCTGTATGTCCTCGCAAATAAGCAACAACTGATTTGTAGTTTTACACAGCTCTGGATATGTTCTCTATTAAGGTTCATCTTTTAGGCCCGATTAGCTTGCTCTAACTCCATCACCACATTTCTGTGATAAATGGAGAGACGGATGAAATATAGTCACACATCACTCAGGACTAGTGATGATCTCCACATCCTGAAACGGATACGCATGTGTATTGTATGACTGATGTACTTGTCCTTCTCCATGACCAAAATGTTTATCTATTCCCTAAGAGTTTCATTTGCTGTCAGCAGACCAATTGCTTTTCGCCCCCTTCTTTCATTAGAAAGCCaaactcactcaatctctccaACATTATTCAAATAGAATTCATACATTAACATACAAATTAAATAATGTTTTGAGTCCTGCACTAGTGATGAGTTGGTGCCAAGAACCCAATTTGAGTTTCTCTTTGAAATACCGCTAACGACTGTGAGATATTGATCTACAGTCAGGTGGAGAACACGCCACCCTGTCACTCTGCCTTCACACTCCTAAACTGAAAGTAAGAGACAGATATCAGGCCTCAGCCTCAGATTAAAGGGCTGGGCTCTGATGGACTCTTTCCAGTGCTTTCAGATCCCTGTGTTCAAGCTCTCATAATGCTACTCTTTGTGCCATGATGAAATGCATATTTATGAAACTGCAAATCACTATTTAGGTAACACACCCATCCTTTCCTTGCAGCATCAGTGACACTGTGAGCCTCTTGAATTATTCAGTGGCTTTAATCTTGGGTATTATGGCTTGTTTGCAGCCTTTTAAAAAACCTCTCTGACATGCAGCTTGATCCATGATTCTTACAGTGGTGTGCACAAATAATCCTAATTGATTCCCAGCAGCGGGTTCCCTGGGCTTGCAGGTAGGTCAATACCTTCTCTGCTCATGCTTACAATCTGACTGATGAGAATTTATATAGTTTTGACTTTTGCCTTCCCAAAACCTTTGTTACCATTGTTATCAACATTCACAGACTTAAAAGTGAAATCCTCTGTCCTCCAGTATGACCCAAAAACTCTGGATTGGCTTGTTTGTCAGTAGGAGCTGTTGTTTTATAATGATAAGATTGAATTGTAGGTTTTCCttattgttgtcattgttgtcaTATCATCAAGGTAGATGGCTTGATATACATACCTCTGCATCATTGAAAATGAGGGCTACCCTCAATGTTTTCCTGATAATATGAATGTTGAGTgagtaaatgaataaaaacattttcaatgcACATGGAAATAGCCATAAAGACAATTTAACAGCGCTTTCCAAAATGGAGTAATTTACCTTTGGTAGTGTAAACACTACTTAGGTCATGCTCCTGCACAAGGGATATATCCCATGAAGCTATTTCACAGCAGTCGCAACACAGTGGGCAAACATGAATGTTAATAAGGTTTTAGAGTCTACAACTCAGTATTTAAATCACCTGCTTATGTTTACATACTAACCTCTGGGGGAATCAGTTCTTGGCAGAAGAGCTTCACTTGTAAATTATGGAGAACAGTTTAGAAAATCCTGCATGCTTTAGTAGATTTTCTGTTCgaaaaaaaatgattactgAATTTAATGAATACATGACAAGGCAATGGATCCCTAGGATGAAAACTTGAGATTTTGAGAGACAACATCTGAAAAAGTTCACCTGTGTGCAACTCTTGCCTTCATGGTATCCAAGTATGCAAGACAAGAGCTAGAAGCAAGGAGAGCCAGATATGAGTGTTGAAAGTGATTACCTATCAAGAACCTTACTACAGGTCAGCAGTCTGCAGGTGCTATGAGCTCTTTTTAGTTGCAAGACGGTGGCTCAGTGACAGGGAATTAATGCAGATCTTTCGTGGTTCTGTGCAAACGTATGCCTGAGGCCGGTCTAAACTGCTCAGAGAGTGAAGCAGAGGCAAACAGCTTGTCTGTGTAGATAAATGGAGGGTCACTATGAAAGGGAGACAGTGAACAGTAAAAGCTGATGGGGAGTCTTCTATTTGACCGTGTCCTGTGGGAGGTTCTGTGGAAGACTGAGAGTAAGCTTGTCTGCAGATTGTTCCAAGTGCTGCATGAGCTACCTTGCAGCCACCAGACAACATGTCCAACCCTGGATGCAGGCAGTCCACCAGACAACATGTCCAACCCTGGATGCAGGCGGTCCCCTAAGCTGCAAAGGTTGGGCCAAACACCTGGTCACCTCCCTCACCAGCAGCCCTGCTCTGCCAGCTAGCATGCTTCAGCTCAACCAgcacacatactttctctctgtctctctctctccctctctctctctcacacacacacacacacacacacacacacacacacacacacacacacacacacacacacacacacacacacacacacacacacacacatacccacacacacatgcaggtttACAAacccacgcacacatactcaaatacacacatacaataatgCTTGGATCTCACATGGCAGTGAGAATATTAAGGATTCTCTTCACGATAGGTTGTCATAAACAGTTGCACATTCATCCCTCTCTAGCTCTCTTACCCGTagaaaacaacagcagcaaaaaTCCTCTGACTTGTTTGAGGAATACGTCTTTGGTTGACAATATAGATTTTCTCCAAAAGGTCTGTTTATGAATACATCCTGCacttgtgttagtgtgtgactgtgactgtgtgtgtgtgtgtgtgtgtgtgtgtgtgtgcgtgcgtgcgtgcgtgcgtgcgtgcgtttgtgtgtgtgtgtgtgtgtgtgtgtgagtgcgtctgtgtgtgtttgcttgcaggctgtgtgttctgcTTCTGTGTGGCTGCTAACCTCACTAAAAGTCATCTGGGATACAAGCTGTTTCATAAAATCCAGATCTAAAATGAAATGCTTTCTTAATCCCTGGAATGACCCAGAGCTGAAATCATGCATGAATGAGGGCATTATGAAAATGAAGAAATTATGATAATCAGGGTTGGGCCAGGTTTGTGAGCAATGTGAATTGGGGAGGTAGAAAACCATCTCAAATAGGTACACTTTTTTGGTTTGTACTCTTTCCAGTATCTTGCTTTGTGATCCTGATGTTCAGGCTTTACAAACTCAACCATGTGTAACAATTATGATAGGATTTCAAGCCGCTGATCATGGGTTGCCCAATAAGACACACTTACTGAAACATTCAATACCATTATGTACTGTATACAATAACATGCTGTCTAAACTATCAGTAGGTGATATTGTATAGAACCCAGGTTCCAAATGATTGGGGGAAAACGGAGTGTCAATTACTATTACCTAAACAGGAGCAAATCAGATGACTTGCAAACAGATGAGTGAGTCAAACCCTGAAGCCAAACTGGTCTGATGATGCAGTGAGGGGAAATCTGAAATGCACAGTATATAGCTTTTACTGACACATGCTTTAAGGACTTCAAACATGGATGTATTCCATTGACATACTATGCATGCCTCTATTGTCTCTGTTTAAAGTGTTTGGCATTTCTAGGCCTTGAAAGTGGTTGCtattgtacaaacacacaaaatgacacacttAGAAACAAGACTCCTCCTGTATTGAAACGTATATACATATACCTACACCAAGAGCAAAGAACAGTTCTCTGTGACCGAAGTGGATGAAGCACTTAAGTCTGTAGAGGGAAATGGAAAATAACTGACGTTCTTACTGAGGACAGTGAATGGATGCTGTTACAAGAGCTAAACACTATGACTAGACCTCTTCTTCTATCTTACTCTCTATGTAGCTTTATTGAAAAAAAGGATTTATAATAGTGATgctgggaaaagaaaaaaactaaatcctCTCCTGCTCAAGCAAAAGAGGAAACTACTAAACGAATAAAGACCGGTTCAGCAAAGTTCTTTTTCAGGCTTTCAGAGAGACCTACCTGTGAGGTCCAAATGGGGTTTGATACTCTGAACAATGAATCATGTGATGCCCGGGAGGGATTGGCACTCAGAGGCCTGTGATTAGAGCTGGTGGTCCTGAGAAAAGTGCTTAGCCTCCTCAGCCCCACACAACCAGAGCACAGATAAATGCACGGCTGACAGGAAGTGCAACATGTGGAATCCTAGGAGAAAAGAATATGTTGGCATAATCAAGAGGAAGTCGATGGTGCACTGGTGATTATGCCACtcttcaaatgtattttatgCTCTACTTGAAAGTCGGCATGATGGAAGAATTCCATCCTCCTTTAGGAGGAATATTTGCATCAACGCTCATCCCACGCCTCCAGGTACATATGATTTACTGACTTCAAATGAC
Above is a window of Clupea harengus chromosome 14, Ch_v2.0.2, whole genome shotgun sequence DNA encoding:
- the tmem151bb gene encoding transmembrane protein 151B encodes the protein MSPPASAATASESSTTTVFEDETETPREEQRPLKQSLSKSLCREMFWKCLLLSLLMYGCMGAMVWCHVTKVTRLTFDSAFKGKSMMYHDSPCSDGYIYIPLVFLLMLYVVYLVECWHCHARNDMQYKVDVEGVYERVQRMQQAKPCIWWKAISYHYVRRTRQVTRYRNGDAYTSTQVYHERVNTHVAEAEFDFGHCGVKDISKQLAGLEKTALTKLRFTKCFSFANVESENSYLTQRARFFTDNEGLDDYMEAREGMHLKNVEFKEFVITFSDPDHHPWYISNYVFWTAAFLTLSWPLRVLTEYRTACAHYRVEKLFGADYLPVTPCEDQPYSRGIPRVNTIDSTELEWHIRSNQQLVPSYSEAGLMDLAQRAGGFGRQNCERCHRAISSSSVFSRSALSICNGGSSRLPFSGSRFSLGRLYGSRRSCLWRSGSASLDDQESPSENTRCLAGSRLPPDEEDPPPYQDALYFPVLIVHCSESCTNHHSLHRNGSCVETSL